The genomic interval TTGAGCAATGGAGGTTCTGAAAAAAAATTCATAGGGTTCAACTTCATCAGGTAGCTGTGAATGTATACATAACATCAGATCTCTCCAACTAATACTTCTTAAAACTtgcaagggttgcaaatatatgcagcggcatctctctgctgtgaattgaattgcacactctcagttatgtgttatgggtatgttgtatgtagagcttctggatTAACACGCCAGACACCTTGAAGATGGTTTTGATTCATGTTTctcctgcagtagttcccaacctttttcacttgcatatcccttggcagcccatttccaaaaaTTGTACCCCtgctattagcaaaatgtttgtaatcaaTAATAcgagccctcatctcctccatgtgacagtccagacttcatgtatttatcacagtgttttctctttttatctgtttgaagaacagagaactctacctttgcactgttttgcaccagaagtgtgctgagaaattctgggtgattgatcactttccatactatgtttcagcttttttacagtgctggttttcaatcactggttcatagatgaattgatgaccaaaagctagcttttggtggggctttcacagccaactagctaccttgcttcctgccttgttggtccttgcaaggcattccgaagcacggcctgcctttttctgccattattccattctttttcaagtacccctaaaggtcctgttgagtttccctgggagtacatgaatatcaggttgggaccactgttttactggtatgttgtttacagtgcacttactctgatcacgtttacaaaaaggtggtgaagaccagaatttaaaaagaataaaaatgtatcttatgatgttttactatgtttttaataaattagagactacagttcttaggtaacaattagtggtgggttatttttcaggatctggcctcaagtaaaatcagtcaaaactatagtcagacacccccctaagtttaacccccgacttatccgagggtcatagaaaattccatgtttgttggctcaaaacctgcccttgacttatctgtggggttgacttatatcCGAGTGTCTGCGGTGGTGAGGCGGCAGTCCAGTGTATGCAAATGCCCGAGAGCATATCCCCATTACTcttagtgagacttatttctgaattaACACACAGCAGCTTGGAATGGATATGAATTTTGACTTTCATAGGACATATTTCAAGTAAATATGTTCTGTATGAGGTGCAACTGAAATTAGGCTGAATGTCTAGTCACAATTTACAGGAGAAGAAACCATGTGAAATTAACATGCAAATCTACTACTGAAGATACTTTTTATTGAACTTGGAAATTGTTCAAGAGTTGAAAtgtctttgttttttctttcaataCACATGAAGCAGAACACTTAGCTGGTTGAATATTTATTAATTCTAGAGATTTCTGTCCCATTCAAATGCAAGCCCATCATTGACTGCATCCTTTTCTAATCTTAATTCTCTGTCCTGTAGCATATGTTTCCTCTGGTTCTGTGTGAAATATACATACAAGCAAAGTTGCTTTGGGGAGAAGTTGTAAGGCTCAGTGGTAAATAAATTGTGTTTATAACTAATCATTTAAGAAGTTTCACTGAAGATATATGTAAAAAATAATCTGCTTAAGTAAACCTAATCTTCAAAGCTGTATCATTGTTGGTAAGTGGTTGCTACTTAGGCTATATTAAGGAATCAAGATAATTCTGGGAATTTGAAACAGTATGTTTTATGCTTTTTAGGGAACCCTCAAAGGCTTTGATCAGACAATCAACTTGATCTTGGATGAAAGCCACGAAAGAGTGTTTAGTTCTTCACAGGGAGTGGAACAAGTAGTATTAGGATTGTACATTGTAAGAGGAGATAATGTGtaagtatgttttttttttcctgtttttaaggCAATGTAGTCTTAGTAACACAAAATTGCATTAGCAGCTCTCCTAAGTTACCTTGCTTATTTGGAAGCTAAGTGCTTGATACCAGGTTCTTGTGATGTCTTTATTAGccatatgctgctgctgctacccttAGATGCACTCTCAGGCCCTGTTCTTACATTATGGAAATATCACTACTGCTCAACTAATGTAGGAATGTTAAAAGCAGGAATACATCCAATAGCCTTTGTACCCGTGTCAATATGGCTTGTACTTGCTCACTTCTCCCATTTAGCTCTGACAGTCATATGTTGTTGGAACGTCAGTCACTCTACCTTTGAAACACTAGGAGTTGTGTTTGAGGAATTATGTTTGGTCTGTCATAGACAACCAGCTCATATGTTCTGCTTTCTTCCCGGATATACTGCCTCTCAAAATCCCTAAGCATCAATCCTCTATATttgtgtttctcagccagtggtacagtAATAGGTACCAGGAGTGGTACTTgaatggtgtctggtggtactcgcgaGACCCATGGACTCCTGCTGCTCGGCAGCAAGATGATGAATGTGACACAGCAAACActagtaggaggctccaaagtgtgcttttccatttttgaaaaagttttcccatccatcctgagcctcttactggtgtttgtcacatcacatctggcctcccaacctagaggtaactggcaatgatgtcatcgccagttacttctggtggtacttcaaataggtggaccatgtgaagtggtacggtggaggacaagtgttgagaaacactgctgtacatcaGTCTCAGACTGGGAGTAACAACCTGATTTTtcgtgggtcatgaaactgacaagctgacagctgacaaggaaaacatattgagccctatggaaagtgaaacaaagcTTCACGTGCTTGTTTGCTCATGAGcaggcaaccatgcctcagtcAACTTTGAAGGACAGGACAAGAGGAATACATTACCAGAACAGTTCCAATAGTACCAGTGAACAtaggcccccaaaaaacacttgagaaggaagtcgtTGTCGTCCCCAGCTGACTAGGAAAATATATTTAGCCTTTtggaagcaaaactgagccatatatgtgcatttactcatgaacaTGCACATGAACATGCCTCAGCTCCTGTCAAAGACCAGCCAAAGGGGaatggctccccctccccaccacagtaaaaaggcttgagcagttggtaaggtgaaactggtgggtttttgtgtgtgttttttttaagtcttgtaaagctaggtgggtcccatacagtgtcattttaaaaaaattggtcctggtgctagaaatttgtgaaccactgctcaaTATGTTtccctgaagtaagtcccactgaaatcggTAGTGCGTACATTCTCCAAAGGGAGATGGCACGCACTCTAGCCTAAGCTGTGTAAAGATCAGTTGGATACAAAGCAAATGAAACATTATTCTAGTGTATATGTCCTAGCTGTTAAAGAAGGTGTCCCAAAAGTGGTGTCCCTAAAAGTTAAATAGAAAAACTTTAGTAAAAGATATGGGGGGAGTGAGGGAAAACCACAAACTTGTTTCACTTTGATAAAAATAATTCTTAAGTTGTGCATCGTCTTTTATAGTTAGCACCAATTGACCTGTACATTCATCAGACATGAAAACTAAATTCCATACTTTTTGagctaggtcaggggtcggcaaccttaaacattcaaagagccatttggacccgttttccggagaaaagaaaaccttgggagccacaaaatgcttttgacatctaaaatgaagataacactgcatatatagtttttttttacctttatgatctgctgcaagctccccttcctgtgctaaccagacaatatacttattgtcaagatagatatatcttgactgagggcccaatcctatctaactttccagcactgatgcagcccagacgtaaggaaacaaatgttcccataccttgaggaggcctctgtgactgactccccactacaagatgcagtgcatgccccattagaatggctgcaccgacactggaaaactggataggattgggccctgagacggcactctgaggcacacacagggttaccagatgtcataacaataaaagaggacaagtcaccccaaaatgtaggatattgaagaaaaatgtaggaccacaaaatataagctaaaaacactcatctatattgattatatattgatcaatatatagattatatatttattatatattgtattattgatctcatgtgcctaatttaaaattacttattgaatttaaaactgtattacatataatttattaattacaagaggctgctgtcagccacactcaccatatgcACGACatagagggcgcacagcgcattacgggagcaggcgaagccccagcacaccatcttcctaggcaggagcggccaagcccctctttccctcccccgcagcacaaaacaatctccacctccgcccaaggggaaagcagcagccacccgtcctgcccctttaaatcccagcctgcaagaGTCAGAGCAGCAggcgcccaccctccccctttaaatcccagcctgcaggagccagagcagatggctgaaagagccgcatgcggctctaaaaacacaggttgccgatcccagagCTAGGTATATGTCAAACTTACCTCAAgaaaaagtaataataatcaaATTTGTTCTTGTTTAATGTGTAGTTGCTTATACCAAGTGCTTTTCTCCAGATTAGTGTGAGCAGAGCAAAACATTTTAGAACTGAAAGACTCTTGAGCCGTTGTGTCAAGTTTGTTTTAGAGCTGAACATACTTCATCTATAGCAGTTAAAATCATTTCTTTTACAGTGCTGTAATTGGAGAAATTGATGAAGAGACAGACTCAGCACTTGACTTGGGAAATATTCGAGCAGAACCTTTGAATTCGGTTGTACATTGAAGAAAATAGAGACAAGGACTTCATAACCCTTTGGCTGTACAGAACTATTTATAGGATGACATGGCTACTTTTTACAAGTTGTGTGTAATAGCTGGGACAGGCTACACTTTGAATGTTATCATTTGATATGTAAATTAAAATATATGTTTTATTGAAGTCTCTTCTTGAAGTTCTTAACAATCTGATGTCTGCAGTCTAATACTGCCttaacagttttttgtttttacagatTTCTGAATTTCTAAAGCAACACACAATTTTTCTGTCTTTAAGCATTTCTGACTGAATTAGGGCGGCCTGGTCTTGGTCACATTTCCTTACAAGTTAGTACAGAAGACACAGCAACCCCACAGAGGAACAGCTGGGATGTCACTGGTCACTGATGCCAGGCGCATGGCAGGCTTCACTTATGGTCTGTACAACTGACCATGTGGCAGGGTCCTGTGTTCCCCTGTTGAACAGTTGGCTTTAGAGAGCAACAAGAACCACAAAGCACAGCAAGGCCTAGCACCAGAAATATTGCTCTCTGGATTGGAATGCATATTTGGTATGAAGGAGAGTGATGCTATTGGGATGCATATACTGCACTGCCCTGTTTGGAGGGGAGGGCATAGTGTCTCAGATCTCCACCTTTCCCTCACCCATGATGAAGGTTGCAGTAGAACTTTGTCACATCTGATTGTTCTGCCCCATGCGGCAGTGCTGCTGTCTTTGAAAAAACAAAGAGGTTCCATATAAGAGTTTGGCCAGCAACGGCAGTGGTTGGATACCTAGCATTCACCAAGAGAGCAGGCACTCACTGCTcgtagctgttgcaaaaggaagagatGATTAGGTAACACCATTTCTAGCAATTTGACAATCTTGAAGAGTctttatttggggtgggggataggGACATGAAATATATGCAGCATCAATGCATTCCTGAATGGaagtcccttcccttccctgcataCCTGTGTGAGGTGCATTGTCCTTGTTCCCCTGTGTTAATTGTATTGTTATACATGTTGGGAGTGCAGTGGGCTATTTGCACAAAGTGCCCTTTTCCCATAGTTCCATCACCGCTGTTTCTGTGCATGTGCCTGCACTCATGCTCTAGTGTGCATGATGTGAGGCCAGAAAGCTGTAGCTGCATGCTATGTACCCTGTCATCTGAGTTCTGGTCTCCCTGGGCAGGAACTTTGGTACTGGGGTTGGTGTTCTTTGACTGGCGGTGAAATGtagaatgaaaaataaaagccCCAGAAAATCACAGCTCCCACCATTTCCTCTGCTctgcccactttccagcagcagagcATAGAATACAGTGTAACCTGTGTCCAAAAATGCAATCCAATACTTCTGAAATGCCAGCCTGAGCACCCTGGGATATGGCATTGTATCCTTGGTGCAACAAGAGCTATGCCAGCACAATAAGACCCCCACTATTGTAGTCTCAGTAAAAGGGGCACCATGGATGCTGTCACAATGCCACACAACTACCACCAACATTACCCAAGGGGGTGGAGATGTGGGAGAAATGAGAATCCAGTATATACCATATCCCAAATCCCCTCCAATCACAGACATGTCCCAAATGTCAGCAAGCACAGCACTGATACTGGATGccaccctctccccctcccactatCCAACCAGCCATTAACTCAAAGGTAGTGTGAATAGCATTGTGGCTATACCGCAACACCAATGAATGAGGCATTTGAAAGCACTTTCCCTAATAACATGCTTGATACTGCAAAATCAAGTTATTCAGAAACATGTTCACTACCCCACAGAGTAAAAGATGTTTGAAATAAGTTTCAGAACCAGTTCAGGTTTTCTAGGAGTTTCTGAGTCTGTACAGTATACAGTACTGCTGTCATATTTCAGCTCTTTCCACACCCTGGGATATGGCATTGTATCCTTGGTGCAACAAGAGCTATGCCAGCACAATAAGACCCCCACTATTGTAGTCTCAGTAAAAGGGGCACCATGGATGCTGTCACAATGCCACACAACTACCACCAACATTACCCAAGGGGGTGGAGATGTGGGAGAAATGAGAATCCAGTATATACCATATCCCAAATCCCCTCCAATCACAGACATGTCCCAAATGTCAGCAAGCACAGCACTGATACTGGATGccaccctctccccctcccactatCCAACCAGCCATTAACTCAAAGGTAGTGTGAATAGCATTGTGGCTATACCGCAACACCAATGAATGAGGCATTTGAAAGCACTTTCCCTAATAACATGCTTGATACTGCAAAATCAAGTTATTCAGAAACATGTTCACTACCCCACAGAGTAAAAGATGTTTGAAATAAGTTTCAGAACCAGTTCAGGTTTTCTAGGAGTTTCTGAGTCTGTACAGTATACAGTACTGCTGTCATATTTCAGCTCTTTCCACTCTAGGAGCTTCTTAGGTGTATCCGGAGGTGAAATTCTCAGGGTTACATGATAAATTGTGCAAAATTGCTAATGAGAAATGCTTTGAGCCACTGTCACTTTTAATGCACAAAAGTAACTATAGGATATGTGATCCATCTCTTGTCTATGTAGAGCGAGGCATCCCAGTGAAACATGTAGCATTGACCTGGAGTTAGTTTGGGTGGGCAGCCTTCTGTGCTGGATAGAGAAGCTTCTGGCCTAACATGCAAGGTCAACTGAAATGGATTGATTTCCAGCCCTTTTGCGCCATATCTGAACAACCTTCCTTTGAgcacagttagttggcaaccttcagtctcgaaagactatggtatcgcgctctgaaaggtggttctggaacagcgtctagtgtggctgaaaaggccgatttgggagtgacaatcccttccacactgggagcaagtgcagtctgtccctggcctgtctccctggctatgggccttcctttgaGCACAGCAGGCATAGAAAAACACGGATGTCTCCGGTTCTACAGAGAGTCATTAACAGCCACAGGGTACAATGACTCAGTGCACAACCGTGATTCGCAAAATTGCTGCTACAAGAAggcttctctctttccctctgaataatTGGCTCAAAATTGAGAAATGGAACTCCTACGCAACACCAAACCGTGTAATGCAGGGACTTCAGGACGGTTCAATATCAATTCACTTCTTAAAGTGGTAGCTTTGCAAGTGAAGTGTTGGTTCCCGTTCCTCAGACAGCATGATTTCTGAAACGTTTAAGGAGCCTCCAAATGATGGTGGCAGGATTCTTTTTGCAGTTTTCCTACTGATAATGAGCAACATTTAGCTGGGAGCTGAAGTGGGTCTGATCTGGTCAGCCAGATCTGACCTCTTGTGTGATATCTCCATTGCATCACCTGTATTCCTAAGTCTGTTTTAAAGCTTCGCTTGTGTATGTGTATTGCTTTGGGAGACTCCTGGCTTTGAACAAAAAACAACAGCTGACCAGGGTCtcaaaggaattttatcagggggtgcaaagtttctttggggcctcttcccttctccattggatcatagaTAGGCTCACTGAAttataatttctacaaattacgatCTATAAAACtatatgtaggcttacacaaaatgtatGCTATTTTTCACACAATATATATaagcagtgagtcatggactcttcactcacaacaggagaggaaactgaacgctct from Tiliqua scincoides isolate rTilSci1 chromosome 7, rTilSci1.hap2, whole genome shotgun sequence carries:
- the LSM8 gene encoding LSM8 homolog, U6 small nuclear RNA associated — its product is MTSALENYINRTVAVITSDGRMIVGTLKGFDQTINLILDESHERVFSSSQGVEQVVLGLYIVRGDNVAVIGEIDEETDSALDLGNIRAEPLNSVVH